In Populus nigra chromosome 1, ddPopNigr1.1, whole genome shotgun sequence, one genomic interval encodes:
- the LOC133688037 gene encoding class I heat shock protein-like, giving the protein MSLISQLCVDEIFDPFLSMINKCPVLNTPTDWKETPDAHIFVSDLPGLKKEEVTVEVVDEGKVLQISGDRKNEEISEDNKNDKWHHVERCRGKFLRRFRLPGNAKSDEVKASMENGVLVVTVPKHEVKKPEKKVIEIEEIKGSE; this is encoded by the coding sequence ATGTCACTCATTTCCCAGCTTTGTGTTGATGAGATTTTTGACCCCTTCCTTTCAATGATCAACAAATGTCCTGTCCTTAACACGCCAACAGATTGGAAAGAGACCCCAGATGCTCATATATTCGTATCCGATCTTCCAGGcctaaagaaagaagaagtgacgGTAGAAGTGGTAGATGAAGGGAAGGTGCTTCAAATAAGCGGAGAcaggaaaaatgaagaaattagcGAGGATAACAAAAATGATAAGTGGCACCATGTTGAGCGTTGCCGTGGTAAGTTCCTTAGGAGGTTTAGGCTACCAGGAAATGCAAAGTCTGATGAAGTAAAGGCGTCTATGGAGAATGGAGTGCTTGTAGTGACTGTTCCTAAACATGAAGTGAAGAAGCCAGAGAAGAAGGTGATTGAGATTGAGGAAATAAAGGGTTCAGAGTGA